Proteins encoded in a region of the Saccharothrix ecbatanensis genome:
- a CDS encoding HAD family hydrolase, which translates to MRLVLFDLDDTLVDLAGAFGRWAVEFVGDHDLPSHAVSWLVAANRRATGPKDRLFAEIRAHFGLTDPVDRLWGRYRSRIPELVALRPFVLDGLVGLRAAGWRLGVVTNGQPDNQVAKLRRTGLADHVDGWCVSAEVGVRKPDPAIFRSAARRCGRPIEDGRIDGWMVGDSAELDVDGGRRAGLATFWISHGRPWPADLTPPDRVASDTHLAIQALLERR; encoded by the coding sequence TTGAGGCTCGTTCTGTTCGACCTCGACGACACCCTGGTCGACTTGGCCGGGGCCTTCGGTCGTTGGGCGGTGGAGTTCGTCGGGGACCACGATCTCCCGTCCCATGCGGTGTCCTGGCTTGTGGCCGCGAACCGCCGTGCGACCGGCCCCAAGGACCGGCTGTTCGCCGAGATCCGCGCGCACTTCGGCCTCACCGATCCGGTCGACCGGCTGTGGGGCCGTTACCGGTCGCGGATTCCCGAGCTGGTCGCGCTGCGCCCGTTCGTGCTGGACGGGCTGGTGGGGCTGCGCGCGGCCGGCTGGCGGCTCGGCGTGGTGACGAACGGTCAGCCGGACAACCAGGTCGCCAAGCTGCGGCGCACCGGCCTGGCCGACCACGTCGACGGCTGGTGCGTTTCCGCCGAGGTAGGCGTGCGCAAGCCGGACCCGGCGATCTTCCGGTCGGCCGCGCGGCGTTGTGGCCGACCGATCGAGGACGGCCGCATCGACGGCTGGATGGTGGGCGACAGCGCGGAACTCGACGTCGACGGCGGTCGCCGGGCCGGGCTGGCGACGTTCTGGATCAGCCACGGCCGACCGTGGCCCGCCGATCTGACGCCGCCTGACCGCGTCGCGTCCGACACCCACCTGGCGATCCAGGCGCTCCTCGAACGCCGCTGA
- a CDS encoding putative bifunctional diguanylate cyclase/phosphodiesterase, whose protein sequence is MRRIRRLTEVYAWLSGVAFTLQLFFLGDGHGRLLLLVLVPAVLASWWLRPARDGWAVALVEGVIAHGAVFVLPNPQPVIGFLFAVTMRRALRGHTERFPLKAVPALLGYLSGFGVWVVVNPATVTGPLVTSVVMPLVALAVGTMALHETVRSARLLEDAHRTVEAVVVASPVGLVLLDASGAPQLHNERARQLLEWDAGGSGRVPCPHGPDISRCGDGCRSAEDPVEVGVTRADGSTGVLAVHAVPVEHVSEEHTVVTALDVSKRREWEDALRTRAERDELTGLAGRTHFLHLVDEALRGGEAVGLLVLDLDGFKEVNDAEGHEAGDWYLVSAAERISRAIGPVATAARLGGDEFAVLAPGHDVRDSARLATRILSELARPLTGLGHETVMRASVGIAVSSPGAGTTELLRDADTAMYVAKREGGGRIRLFRPEMGERVLARQRDKADLRTAVSDGQLVLHYQPIVDLATSAVASAEALVRWQRPGHGLLGPGEFIGLAEETGLIVPLGNRVLAGACDQAMRWREQGRALGVTVNVSTRQLSVPAFLPSLDRVLKTTGLPPDRLTIEVTESVWADGAAMRGLMEVRETGVRVALDDFGTGYSSLSYLQRYPFDVVKIDKSFTGALSETGRTAGVVRCIIDLAEVLGADTVAEGIETQAQADWLRDAGCAYAQGYLFGRPDLPENWRPHPTTA, encoded by the coding sequence TTGCGTCGGATCAGACGCCTGACCGAGGTCTACGCCTGGCTGTCCGGCGTCGCCTTCACCCTCCAGCTGTTCTTCCTCGGGGACGGGCACGGTCGCCTCCTGCTCCTCGTGCTGGTGCCCGCCGTGCTCGCGTCGTGGTGGCTGCGGCCGGCCAGGGACGGCTGGGCGGTGGCACTGGTGGAAGGCGTGATCGCCCACGGCGCGGTGTTCGTGCTGCCCAATCCCCAGCCGGTCATCGGCTTCCTGTTCGCGGTGACGATGCGGCGCGCGCTGCGCGGCCACACCGAACGGTTCCCGCTCAAGGCGGTGCCCGCGCTGCTCGGGTACCTGTCCGGGTTCGGGGTGTGGGTCGTGGTCAACCCGGCCACGGTGACCGGCCCGCTCGTCACGTCCGTCGTGATGCCGCTGGTCGCTCTGGCGGTCGGGACCATGGCGCTGCACGAGACGGTGCGCTCGGCGAGGCTGCTGGAGGACGCGCACCGGACCGTCGAGGCGGTGGTGGTGGCCAGCCCGGTCGGGCTCGTGCTGCTCGACGCCTCGGGTGCGCCGCAGCTGCACAACGAGCGGGCGCGTCAGCTGCTGGAGTGGGACGCGGGCGGCTCGGGGCGGGTGCCGTGCCCGCACGGTCCGGACATCTCGCGCTGCGGCGACGGCTGCCGTTCCGCCGAGGACCCGGTGGAGGTCGGCGTGACCCGTGCGGACGGCTCGACCGGCGTGCTGGCGGTGCACGCGGTGCCGGTGGAACACGTCTCCGAAGAGCACACCGTGGTGACCGCGCTGGACGTGAGCAAGCGTCGGGAGTGGGAGGACGCGTTGCGCACCCGCGCGGAGCGGGACGAGTTGACCGGGCTCGCCGGGCGCACGCACTTCCTGCACCTGGTGGACGAGGCGTTGCGCGGTGGTGAGGCGGTCGGCCTGCTGGTGCTGGACCTGGACGGGTTCAAGGAGGTCAACGACGCCGAGGGGCACGAGGCGGGGGACTGGTACCTGGTGTCGGCGGCCGAGCGGATCAGCCGGGCCATCGGACCGGTGGCGACCGCGGCCCGGCTCGGTGGTGACGAGTTCGCCGTGCTCGCGCCGGGGCATGACGTGCGCGACTCGGCGCGGTTGGCCACCCGGATCCTGTCCGAGCTGGCGCGGCCGTTGACCGGGCTGGGGCACGAGACGGTGATGCGCGCGAGTGTCGGAATCGCCGTGTCGTCACCCGGCGCCGGCACCACGGAGCTTTTGCGTGACGCGGACACCGCGATGTACGTGGCGAAGCGGGAGGGCGGCGGGCGGATCAGGCTGTTCCGGCCGGAGATGGGGGAGCGGGTGCTGGCCCGGCAGCGCGACAAGGCCGACCTGCGCACGGCCGTGTCCGACGGGCAGTTGGTGTTGCACTACCAGCCGATCGTGGACCTGGCGACGTCGGCGGTGGCCAGCGCGGAGGCGTTGGTGCGGTGGCAGCGTCCGGGGCACGGGTTGCTCGGGCCGGGTGAGTTCATCGGGCTGGCCGAGGAGACCGGGCTCATCGTGCCGCTGGGGAACAGGGTGCTGGCGGGTGCGTGCGACCAGGCGATGCGGTGGCGTGAGCAGGGGCGCGCGTTGGGGGTGACGGTGAACGTGTCCACGCGGCAGTTGTCGGTGCCCGCGTTCCTGCCGTCGTTGGACCGGGTGTTGAAGACCACCGGCCTGCCGCCCGATCGGTTGACGATCGAGGTGACCGAGTCGGTGTGGGCCGACGGCGCGGCGATGCGCGGGCTGATGGAGGTGCGGGAGACGGGGGTGCGGGTGGCGTTGGACGACTTCGGCACGGGGTACTCGTCGCTGAGCTACCTCCAGCGGTACCCGTTCGACGTGGTGAAGATCGACAAGTCGTTCACCGGCGCCCTCTCCGAGACCGGTCGCACCGCCGGCGTCGTCCGCTGCATCATCGACCTGGCGGAGGTCCTGGGCGCCGACACCGTCGCGGAGGGCATCGAGACCCAGGCCCAGGCCGACTGGCTCCGCGACGCCGGCTGCGCGTACGCCCAGGGCTACCTCTTCGGCCGTCCCGACCTCCCCGAGAACTGGCGCCCCCACCCCACAACCGCGTGA
- a CDS encoding pyridoxamine 5'-phosphate oxidase family protein translates to MSRRALITMTTDEVRAFLEEQRVVTVATIGPNGRPHLVPLWFVLEDGELVGWTYRASQKVANLRREPEATVQLEAGETYDRLRGVTMECDVRLVEEPAEVARIGAAVAARYSGHSGPEVDALVAAQAVKRVGLRFAPTSVVSWDHRKLSGTY, encoded by the coding sequence ATGTCGCGCCGGGCACTGATCACGATGACAACGGACGAGGTGCGCGCGTTCCTTGAGGAGCAGCGCGTGGTCACGGTGGCCACGATCGGCCCGAACGGCAGGCCGCACCTCGTGCCGCTGTGGTTCGTGCTGGAGGACGGCGAGCTGGTCGGCTGGACGTACCGGGCGTCGCAGAAGGTGGCGAACCTGCGGCGCGAGCCGGAGGCCACGGTGCAGCTGGAGGCGGGGGAGACCTACGACCGGCTGCGCGGCGTGACCATGGAGTGCGACGTGCGGCTGGTGGAGGAGCCGGCCGAGGTGGCACGGATCGGCGCGGCGGTGGCGGCGCGGTACTCCGGGCACAGCGGGCCGGAAGTCGATGCGCTGGTCGCGGCGCAAGCGGTGAAGCGGGTCGGGCTGCGGTTCGCGCCGACCTCGGTGGTGTCGTGGGACCACCGCAAGTTGAGCGGCACTTATTGA
- a CDS encoding DUF4241 domain-containing protein yields MTTTTPLHAVYCEGWDAERRAVVGRLTAATARERDRSGEQYAVAVIEPQTHTVVAVLEIAWSDHFARCWHLDVRGRRHAVDEFRELDGRMFLLRSAEWGYDDPEQPEFDEERARHEEVKHHPDGTATRTTQPQGGSGPMRVTTVLTPVEDLYLDVPRFGEWGGLIRSDAELVVQPDPSADETVEPPWRPAAPLRPERLGLVFQPDVRWTLAKTDHTVVTELRDGGTVRLPSGRLVVADPAWLSVELEPFTATVRPGDYGVELAVVRFVTEEHRRVAAAKLVVSTEPVASWEPALTAGQNPVLLGDGAFFGFGVDAGTACFVDGDVLGEMERILEESCETVVGIPAGETVEVREPESGATLVAFGSGWGDGAYPTWVGRTADGDIACFVADMLVLHGATAVQDEHEDQPRSARVFQNISS; encoded by the coding sequence ATGACGACCACCACGCCGTTGCACGCGGTGTACTGCGAGGGTTGGGACGCGGAACGCCGGGCCGTCGTGGGCCGACTGACCGCCGCCACGGCCCGTGAACGCGACCGCAGCGGCGAGCAGTACGCCGTCGCGGTGATCGAACCGCAGACGCACACCGTCGTCGCGGTCCTCGAAATCGCCTGGAGCGACCACTTCGCGCGCTGCTGGCACCTCGACGTCCGCGGCCGGAGGCACGCGGTGGACGAGTTCCGCGAACTGGACGGTCGGATGTTCCTCCTGCGCTCCGCCGAGTGGGGCTACGACGACCCGGAGCAGCCGGAGTTCGACGAGGAGCGCGCCCGGCACGAGGAGGTGAAGCACCACCCGGACGGGACGGCCACGCGGACCACCCAGCCGCAGGGCGGTTCCGGACCCATGAGGGTGACCACCGTGCTGACGCCGGTGGAGGACCTGTACCTCGACGTGCCGCGGTTCGGCGAGTGGGGCGGCCTAATCCGGTCGGACGCCGAGCTGGTCGTGCAGCCCGACCCGTCGGCGGACGAGACAGTGGAACCGCCGTGGCGGCCCGCTGCGCCGCTGCGACCCGAACGCCTGGGCCTGGTGTTCCAGCCGGACGTGCGGTGGACGCTGGCGAAGACCGACCACACCGTGGTCACCGAACTCCGGGACGGCGGCACGGTCCGGTTGCCCAGCGGCCGCCTGGTGGTGGCGGACCCGGCGTGGTTGAGCGTCGAGCTCGAGCCCTTCACCGCCACCGTCCGGCCCGGCGACTACGGCGTCGAGTTGGCGGTGGTCCGGTTCGTCACCGAGGAACACCGGCGGGTGGCGGCGGCCAAGCTGGTCGTCTCCACCGAGCCGGTGGCGTCCTGGGAGCCGGCGCTGACGGCCGGGCAGAACCCCGTGCTGCTCGGTGACGGCGCGTTCTTCGGCTTCGGCGTGGACGCCGGCACGGCCTGCTTCGTGGACGGCGACGTGCTCGGCGAGATGGAGCGGATTCTCGAGGAGTCCTGTGAGACCGTGGTCGGGATCCCTGCCGGCGAGACGGTCGAGGTCCGCGAACCGGAGTCCGGCGCCACGCTGGTCGCCTTCGGCAGTGGCTGGGGTGACGGGGCGTACCCGACGTGGGTCGGTCGCACGGCGGACGGCGACATCGCCTGCTTCGTCGCCGACATGCTCGTCCTGCACGGCGCGACGGCGGTGCAGGACGAGCACGAAGATCAGCCCAGGTCGGCGAGGGTGTTCCAGAACATCAGCTCGTAG
- a CDS encoding transcriptional regulator, with amino-acid sequence MTKDAKALLERVREELKGEGGTNRLVPLIASGEAPLAALKALAAEEHRIVQSDWRAFLTLAAQSTEPAQREFFAAVAGGEGLALAKLADFAAACGLSPDDVAAYRPLPGCQAYPSYVARLTLDGNPHHALLAILANFAEWGGYCATIAAALREHYGFDDAGCAFFDFFAVPAPELDALGLRALDQVLATGWKPEGAMPAARLLHSYELMFWNTLADLG; translated from the coding sequence ATGACGAAGGACGCGAAAGCGCTGCTGGAACGGGTGCGCGAGGAGCTGAAGGGCGAGGGAGGGACGAACCGGCTGGTACCGTTGATCGCCAGTGGTGAGGCGCCACTGGCGGCGTTGAAGGCGTTGGCGGCCGAGGAGCACCGCATCGTCCAGAGCGACTGGCGAGCTTTCCTCACCTTGGCCGCGCAGTCCACCGAACCGGCGCAACGCGAGTTCTTCGCGGCGGTCGCGGGAGGTGAAGGCCTGGCGTTGGCCAAGCTGGCCGATTTCGCCGCCGCGTGCGGTCTGAGCCCGGATGACGTGGCCGCGTACCGGCCGTTGCCGGGATGCCAGGCGTACCCGTCGTACGTGGCCAGGCTGACGTTGGACGGCAATCCGCACCACGCGCTGCTCGCGATTCTGGCGAACTTCGCGGAATGGGGCGGCTATTGCGCGACGATCGCGGCGGCGCTGCGTGAGCACTACGGTTTCGACGACGCGGGGTGTGCGTTCTTCGACTTCTTCGCCGTGCCCGCGCCCGAGTTGGACGCGCTGGGGCTGCGCGCCCTGGACCAGGTGCTGGCGACGGGGTGGAAGCCGGAGGGCGCCATGCCCGCCGCCCGCCTCCTGCACTCCTACGAGCTGATGTTCTGGAACACCCTCGCCGACCTGGGCTGA
- a CDS encoding diguanylate cyclase, translating to MWIGYLVFGLLSIGVYYALPIFVGTVPLRVIVYCAVSLSAVIAVWWGVRRNRPEPRSPWVVLGLSQVVYVLADSTFYVSHYVLNETSYPSVADAFYIGHYPLVVVGLVMLIRQRRSDRDLPGLLDAVSLTVVAGLLSWVFVIGPQTRLGTPLLVEMASLAYPLMDLVLLLVSLRLLFDGGRREGSFVLLVLWLTAILTADTVYVLQRLAHSYEAGNFLDAIWLTGNLALGACALHPSMGRMAQAVDVPALRLSWPRLAILSTGALIGPVVLLVQHAQGVRRDVPVIAAGCAVLFALTATRLAGLAVDQRSLAITDSLTRLRSRRYFEAQLADEVARARRTNCPLGVVILDVDRFKSINDRFGHPAGDRVLVEVATRLRAVAGADRVLARYGGEEFALIATGADAENLHRLAERLRHGVSHHPIAVSGRRSVTVTLSAGTAAFAPHYGTASALVSAADRALYLAKDLGRDRAVAGGTSLTEHREDVAVDYLNQVADLVDLRVASPGRSLAIADWARTMAEHLKRDPGEIRTAHRAGRLLDVGMIVLPDDLLTESGPLTDQQWHLLYEHPDSGARMVGVLPDHGDVAEVIRQHHERWDGAGYPVGLTRDSIRVEARILSVCDSWAAMRADRPHRRALTHEQAVRELTSGRGARFDPELVDVFLELLEKRVVGDLTAGPAAGSAAVWEDSRLS from the coding sequence GTGTGGATCGGTTACCTGGTATTCGGCCTGTTATCGATCGGCGTCTACTATGCCCTGCCGATCTTCGTCGGCACGGTGCCGCTGCGGGTCATCGTCTACTGCGCGGTGAGCCTGTCGGCCGTCATCGCCGTGTGGTGGGGTGTCCGCCGGAACCGGCCCGAGCCGCGCTCGCCGTGGGTCGTGCTGGGGCTGAGCCAGGTCGTCTACGTCCTGGCCGACTCCACGTTCTACGTCTCGCACTACGTGTTGAACGAGACGAGTTACCCGTCCGTGGCGGACGCCTTCTACATCGGCCACTACCCCCTCGTCGTGGTCGGCCTGGTCATGCTGATCCGGCAGCGCCGCTCGGACCGCGACCTGCCCGGCCTGCTCGACGCCGTGTCGCTGACCGTGGTCGCGGGCCTGCTGTCGTGGGTGTTCGTGATCGGCCCGCAGACCCGCCTCGGCACGCCGCTGCTGGTGGAGATGGCCTCACTGGCGTACCCGCTGATGGACCTGGTGCTGCTGCTGGTGTCACTGCGGCTGCTGTTCGACGGCGGTCGGCGTGAAGGGTCGTTCGTCCTGCTGGTCCTGTGGCTGACCGCGATCCTCACCGCCGACACGGTGTACGTGCTGCAACGCCTCGCCCACAGCTACGAGGCGGGCAACTTCCTGGACGCGATCTGGCTGACCGGGAACCTCGCGCTCGGCGCGTGCGCGCTGCACCCGTCGATGGGGCGGATGGCGCAGGCGGTCGACGTGCCCGCGTTGCGGCTGAGCTGGCCGCGCCTGGCGATCCTGTCGACCGGCGCGTTGATCGGACCGGTGGTGCTGCTCGTGCAGCACGCCCAGGGCGTGCGCCGGGACGTGCCGGTGATCGCGGCGGGTTGCGCGGTGCTGTTCGCGTTGACGGCGACCCGGCTCGCGGGCCTGGCCGTGGACCAACGCAGCCTCGCCATCACGGACAGCCTCACGAGGCTGCGTAGCCGCCGGTACTTCGAGGCCCAGCTGGCGGACGAGGTGGCGCGGGCCAGGCGCACCAACTGCCCGTTGGGCGTGGTGATCCTCGACGTCGACCGGTTCAAGTCGATCAACGACCGGTTCGGGCACCCGGCCGGTGACCGCGTCCTGGTCGAAGTGGCGACAAGGCTGCGTGCCGTCGCCGGGGCGGATCGAGTGCTCGCCCGGTACGGCGGGGAGGAGTTCGCGCTGATCGCGACCGGTGCGGACGCGGAGAACCTGCACCGACTGGCGGAACGGCTGCGGCACGGTGTCTCGCACCACCCCATCGCCGTGAGCGGACGGCGTTCGGTGACGGTTACGCTCTCGGCCGGCACCGCCGCGTTCGCGCCGCACTACGGCACGGCGTCCGCGCTGGTGTCGGCGGCGGACCGTGCGCTGTACCTTGCCAAGGATCTTGGTCGGGATCGCGCGGTCGCCGGTGGCACATCGCTCACCGAACACCGGGAGGACGTCGCGGTGGACTACCTGAACCAGGTCGCGGACCTGGTCGATCTACGCGTCGCAAGCCCCGGGCGCAGCCTGGCCATCGCCGACTGGGCGCGGACCATGGCAGAGCACCTGAAGCGCGACCCGGGGGAGATCCGCACCGCGCACCGCGCCGGACGGCTGTTGGACGTCGGCATGATCGTGCTGCCGGACGACCTGCTCACCGAGTCCGGCCCGCTCACCGACCAGCAGTGGCACCTCTTGTACGAGCACCCGGACAGCGGCGCCCGGATGGTCGGCGTGCTGCCAGACCACGGCGACGTGGCGGAGGTGATCCGCCAGCACCACGAGCGCTGGGACGGCGCCGGCTACCCGGTCGGGCTGACCAGGGACTCGATCCGGGTCGAGGCGCGGATCCTGTCCGTGTGCGACTCGTGGGCGGCGATGCGCGCCGACCGGCCGCACCGGCGGGCGTTGACGCACGAGCAGGCCGTGCGCGAGCTGACGTCCGGACGTGGCGCCCGGTTCGACCCGGAGCTGGTGGACGTGTTCCTGGAGTTGCTGGAGAAGCGGGTCGTCGGCGACCTGACGGCGGGTCCCGCTGCCGGCTCGGCGGCGGTGTGGGAGGACAGCCGCCTATCGTGA
- a CDS encoding metallophosphoesterase, giving the protein MSSTTTAPPRPAARRRVVFTAVLLTVTALLFWVPWTVLLTPGAQWPWPVQAVGTAFFVVTSVAFPLLLVRAHGREHSDRAARTAHLMLGVAWVFFAWSLIAHVLRLVLAATDVADPFRSRFVAVSLLVVALALVAYGIIEARRVPRIKRTDVVLPRLDKAFDGLTIAVLADTHYGAIDRTKWSEGTVAAVNGLAADVVVHVGDIADGTVAQRRGQAAALGDVRARHRFYVSGNHEYGSNAQAWLDHMADLGWTSLHNQHRVLERGDARLVIAGVDDITAAHSGEAGHGSDLAAALAGTRDDDAVVLLAHQPSEIPKAVAAGVDLQLSGHTHGGQIWPFHLLVRLQQPVLAGLSRHGERTRLYTSRGAGFWGPPLRVFAPSEISLLTLRTA; this is encoded by the coding sequence ATGTCGAGCACGACGACCGCGCCACCCCGTCCAGCCGCACGGCGGCGGGTCGTCTTCACGGCGGTGCTGCTGACCGTGACCGCGCTGCTGTTCTGGGTGCCGTGGACGGTGCTGCTCACGCCGGGCGCCCAGTGGCCGTGGCCCGTTCAGGCGGTCGGCACAGCGTTCTTCGTGGTCACGTCGGTGGCGTTCCCGCTGCTCCTGGTCCGTGCGCACGGCCGTGAGCACTCCGACCGGGCCGCCCGCACCGCCCACCTGATGCTCGGCGTCGCGTGGGTGTTCTTCGCCTGGTCCCTGATCGCCCACGTGCTGCGGCTCGTGCTGGCGGCAACGGACGTGGCGGACCCGTTCCGCTCGCGGTTCGTCGCGGTGTCACTGCTGGTGGTCGCCCTGGCCCTGGTCGCCTACGGCATCATCGAGGCACGCCGGGTGCCCCGGATCAAGCGGACCGACGTGGTGCTCCCCCGGCTCGACAAGGCGTTCGACGGCCTCACCATCGCCGTCCTCGCCGACACGCACTACGGCGCGATCGACCGCACCAAGTGGTCCGAGGGCACGGTGGCGGCGGTCAACGGACTCGCCGCGGACGTCGTCGTCCACGTCGGCGACATCGCGGACGGCACGGTGGCGCAGCGCCGCGGTCAGGCCGCCGCGTTGGGCGACGTGCGGGCGCGGCACCGGTTCTACGTCTCCGGCAACCACGAGTACGGCAGCAACGCCCAGGCCTGGCTCGACCACATGGCCGACCTGGGCTGGACCAGCCTGCACAACCAGCACCGGGTGCTGGAACGCGGTGACGCGCGGCTGGTGATCGCGGGCGTGGACGACATCACCGCCGCGCACTCCGGCGAAGCGGGCCACGGCTCCGACCTCGCCGCCGCGCTGGCGGGCACTCGTGACGACGATGCCGTGGTGCTGCTGGCGCATCAGCCGAGCGAGATCCCGAAGGCGGTGGCCGCCGGTGTCGACCTCCAGCTGTCCGGTCACACGCACGGCGGCCAGATCTGGCCGTTCCACCTGCTCGTGCGGCTCCAGCAGCCGGTCCTGGCCGGGCTGAGCCGGCACGGCGAGCGCACCAGGCTCTACACGAGCCGGGGCGCCGGGTTCTGGGGGCCGCCGCTGCGGGTCTTCGCGCCGAGCGAGATCTCACTGCTCACCCTGCGCACCGCCTGA